A region of the Apium graveolens cultivar Ventura chromosome 6, ASM990537v1, whole genome shotgun sequence genome:
catAACCATGGATTTTATAAAAGGACTTCCCCTTTCGAATGGAAAGAACACAATCCTGGTGGTTGTTGATCGGCTAAGCAAATCATCACATTTTATGACCTTAGCTCACCCCTACCCAGCGAAGATGGTTGCTGAGAAGTTCGTTGAAGGCGTGGTCAAACTTCATGGCATGCCTAGGTTCATTGTTGGTGATAGAGACCCTGTTTTTATCAGTCACTTCTAGCATGATTTTTTTAAGTTGTCTGGTACTCAACTTGAAATGAGCTCGGCCTACCACCCACAAACTGATGGTCAATCAGAGGTTACCGATTGCTACGTTGAAGAATATCTATGTTGTTTTGTCTCCTAACAACCAAAAAAATGGAGTAACTACATTCTGTGGGCAGAATTTTGGTATAATACGGCCTATCATGCATCGACTGGCATGACACAATTTGAGGACCTCTATGACAGGTTGCCCCAATCTATTCTTTGTTATCAAACTGGAACCTCTTTAGTTGATGAAGTCGACAAGACATTGGCCTCTCTTAATGACTTGTTAAAACAACTCAAAGCAAACTTACATGCAACAACCAACCGCATGAAGTAAACGACTAACTCCAAAAGGCGAGATGTCCACTTTGAGGTTGGAGATTTTGTTTATCTTAAGCTGCATCCATATCGCCATCATTCTACTTTTCGCAGGGCCTCACATAAGCTGTCAAGTCGATTTTATGGACCGTATATGGTTGGAGCCAAAATTGGGGCAGTTGCGTATAAGCTCAGACTTTCAACTGGATCGAGAGTCCATCCTGTCTTTTATGTAACGTTACTTAAGAAAAGGACTGGGGATGCTGATGTGAACAATAACGAATTACCTCTTATCACAGATGATGGAGAATTTGTCATGGAACCTGAAGCAATTCTGGATACGAGATGGATGAAGAAAGGGTCCTTTTTGAAGAAGAACAACTTGTCAAATGGAAAAAGTTACCTAGCTGAAGACGCAACTTGGGAAAATGCAAAGAACTAAAGGACAAATTTCTTACTCTGAACCTTGAGGACAGGGTTCCTTTGAAAGGGGAGGTATTGATAAGCCAAGAAGATCTGCACGAGTATCCACCAAATCCCAAGTTCTTTGGTTAAAAATGTAGACATATCCTTGCTGATGATAGGAGAATGAAATTTTAATTAGTGTTAGAAGTCCAGTTATTGTTCCTTATCTTTGTTTCCGTAAGAATAGGTCAAGTAACATATTTTattttcactacaagaaaaaaggctaaattcgaccgaaaacgGTCGAATTTAGCTTAATTCGATTGCGCGCGGTCGAgtttaactaaattcgaccgattttgaATCGGTTGTAATAAAGGGAGTCGAATTTAGAAGTTCGGTCctatttaactaaattcgaccgaGTAATTACAACCGGATATTTACGACCACTTAAATTTAATCGAAAAAATTCGACCGAGGGCAGTTGAATTTAATTTTtcacctaaaatttgaaaatccctcccaaataattaaatatttttaaaaaataattaaaaatctgGCCCAAACaataaaattttttaaatttgttttaaCTACCGCCAAAATATTAAATTCGACCGTATGCAATCAAAAATAAATTTCAACTATTCTTGGTTGCAACATAAATTTAACCGAATTCGATCAATTTAAACTAATACCGAATTTAAGAAAATATAGCAGAATGCTACTCAATttcattttataatttaaatttaacCAAACTAGAACATCATGGAAGGTATCAATTCAACAATCATATTTCTACATAATATTATCTGCAACTAATACAACACAAATCACAAATGTATAAAAAGACAAGGTCACCAGACATATTTAATAGCTCAAAAAATCAAATAATTATTGATACGATATACTAATATCATCCCTTTTTCCATCCAAGCATTTGCATCCTTCGTATTTACACCACTGCCGCAGCTACACATATAAGGCAAAGACAGATCTAATTACAATTACCCAGATAGATAATTTTATAATTAGAATAAAATAAAACCGCCATAAACCCACCACTTCCTCTATAACAATCGGgaaaaataatataaatcagAGCTGAATCGTCATTAGGCATAATCTCAGAACATCACTCATATGAGAGAAGCCAAGAACTCAATAAATGAGTCTATCTGAATCTCCGACGCTTCTCCGGCCTGGTGAAATCATcgacactacaagaaaaaagtccatagacatcggtttttggccgatgtctatgctgtttggCAACCAAtattgatgtcggtgatgtctattctaaACATCGGCCATAACCCAATGTCTTTACTAGCTTAGACATCATTTCTGGAAAAAAACTGATGTCCATGcattgtttttttacaaaaaatgttagaaataaataatttaataaataaattacacttattacaacagattaaacatataatgagctatgttttttaccacatagacatcatatattttcttttaggtgatgtaaaatcagatattaaacatcgatttatTCAGTAAAATGCGATGTCTATAGTTGCACATAAACATCAATTATATGCCAaacaaagtgatgtctatgttcaaTTTACACTTGAATATGTCtatctttgacatcagttttttttatcaaaaatgatgtacattaacttttttgacatcagtttttcttctttaaaagtgatgtataattatttttgagatatcagtatttattcattaaaagtgatgtacaattattttttgacatcagtattaattcattaaaatacGTGTTTGTATCTCAGTATTTCAGCACTATTTTATTTTTGAAGTTAAATGCTGCAATTGGAAGATCtgagaattaatatatatttgaaattcTACACTGCCAGTGCAAACTACAAAGATTAtttgatgaaatatttacaaGATTTTTAGCAAGATCAGATCAACCAAATCAAGAGTCACACTAGTTCCCCATGTTATGATACAAAGTTGTGCGCACTAGTAAGCTGGTTTTGCAACAACTTTACTTTGATGCTTGAGGACTTTGTAATAGAAAAGCTATATCCAGTCCATGACTCCCACTCCGTTATAGTCCCTCCACAGTTGATAAAAGTGAGTAATCTGCGGGTTTCACAATAGCTCTTTGTCTCAGAATATGGAGGTGATCTTGATTTGGAAGCAACTCGACATCATAGTTAAAGAGTAAGATTGTTGTTGCACTTACATTGAGGTTTTCGGGAGCAGGGAAGATCTTTCTTTAAGGACCAAGCAACTCTACAAAATAAACTAAGGTAGTTCATGGCGTGCTTATAAAAACCTAGTAGATATCATATCTATAGAAACTTACGAATTGTTATTTGAAGATGACATGCTGGATACAAGATTCCTGTAAAAGATATAAAAGGAATTTAAAGAAATATTGATATTTAGTTTATAGAGTATATGAAGCAGGAAGAAACCTACATATTAGATGGCTGGCAGTTATATTCAGCTGTCCGTGAAAAATTGTTGTAAGATACATCACTGCAGCCAATACAATTATGAAATTTGTGAATACGATAAACATGGAACTTAATAATTATCCATCCTGGCATGTGGTTTCTCTAAATCTAGATGATATATTGAACTGAAAGCTGTGTAAAGAACTAACAAATTTTCTTTGCTGCCAGAAATCCAACTTGGTATCTCTCCAGTCAATGAATTGTGATTCAGATACCTACATTCGATTATAAGTTGGTGTCACACTTCTGAGTACATTATTTTGCAAATTACATAGAGGCTAAAGTAAACAGGTATAGGAAAGAAGATAAATTATGCAAGTCCAGCTATCCGAGTTAGTTGCATGTGTTCCTGGAAGGTAATAATTTCTTATAAGAAGTATTTGAAACAAATTCACATACAGATATTGTATACTAAGGTCGTTTAAGAGCGCCATTAAATCTGGTATTTGGCCAGTCAATCGATTAAAGCTCAGATCTCTgcaaacaaataaaataaaactcAAAATGATAAAATTTTGATATATTTCCTAGCATACATGTTTCTGCAGGTTTTTGCATTCAACATGGCACATCATACGCTACACAAGCATATAAAGCTAATTTTTAGGACCTAACTGTAAAAGTAGAACAATACTTTTGAAAATCCAGAAGTAACCCTCATAATTTATAATGTTCTTCTTTATATGCATAGACAGAACAGTGTAACTAAATTATTATAAGGAGAGTCTCTGAATGTGCTAATGAATTCTACATAGTAATACTTAAAAATATAGGTCTCTGTTGTGTGCTTGTATCGACTAATGCATCTGTGAAAACATATATAGTACATTGTAATCCCTCACACGCGCATGCACAGACATACATTGTGAGGAACTCCATTACCAGAAATTAGTACCGGATTGAGCAATAATAAAAGTTAGCTTACAGGGTTTTTAGTTGACCAAGTACTCCAAAGTATTCTGGAAGTGCACCATTGATCAACCAATTTCTTAATATCTTGCAAAAGAAAGAAATGTTAACTAATTTTTTCAGGGAAACACATCTACATCAGACAAAATTTATGTACGACTTACAGCACATGCAAGGATTGCATATCTTTTAAATCTGGGATAGTCGAATTTCTTCCGGACAGTTCAGATATCTTCCTATCAACAGAAAGCACAGAAGTAATCAACTGATCTCAAAAGTCCAAACCAAAAATCAACTACAATGAGAGAAAGTCATGAAGGTATTAAACATTGGCTAGATATTTGAGCAGTTCTTACAGTTTTATTAGATTTCTCAGACGGGAGATGCTCAATGGAATTGGACCCTCCAGTCCTATTCCCTGCAAGTCCCTGCACAAAATTTGAAGTTTATTGAGAGGTATATGTAACCGTAGTTTCTAGAATATGTACTAACAACCAAGTAAAACCAAACTGAAGCATAATCGACCAAAATTACTCACAGTCTTGTCATATTTGTCCAGTTTCCAATGAAATCGGGTATCTTCCCAGAGAAATAATTCCCATCTATCCTACTGCAAGGATTAGATAATTTTAAGACTTCGTTAAACTTAGAAATATACAGTATAGATGAAGTAGTACTTACAAATCCTCTAGATTCCTCAGGTTGCCAAATGTTTCTGGTATTATTCCATTTAATTTATTTGCAGAAACAACGCTGTGAAGATTGTTTGCAAGATTTCCATCAATAGATAAATAATGATAGAAGTGTTAAAGCATTAtgtaattatgttttaattatgaTAAAAATATGAACACATTATGTAATAGATAAAATCCCTCCATAAAGAACCCTTTAGGCATGTAATTGTAATTCTTACAATCTCCTCAAGCCAATCAAACTTCCAAAGTTTCGAGGAATAGGCCCTTCAAGTAGATTATCTTCCAAAAACCTGAAAAGTTCAGCTCAGATTAAGTCAACCAAAGGTTATACTTGAAATCCAAGTCATATAGATCACATTTTCACTTACAGCTCCTGAAGAGTAGCGATGTTGGCTAGTTCCTGAAGAATCGAACCTTGGATACGATTCCCCAAAAGGTATCTACAGAAAGGAGAGTTCTAATTTAAAGAGGTCATGCTAGGAAGCTTAATTTAAAGATATGTTTAGTTCACTACATTGCACAAAAAAATAAAGACAAGAAATTAGCAAGTATCACAACAAAACCATACAGAAAGACAACGCGAAGCTGACCAAAAGCTCTGGGAATGGTTCCTCGGAGGACTCAGAGGCATGAACCTCGAGTGAGAAGAAGGCCCAGATGAGAAATTCACATGATCACCAAACCTATTCATTGGGGAGCTTAATCATGTATTAGTCTTATTATAAGATCTGAAGTTTCCCACATCATTCATCCCCGCGAATCCTGTTAATAAGCATCAAGTTCTTAACAGCCAACACAGAATCATTGCAACAATAATACAGAAATCAAAATACTGAAAGTAGTATCCATATTTAAGTTTTAACTAACAACATGTTATTTTTAGACACATACAAGACTCAACCAAAACTAAACCAGGTCATAGTGTTCAACAAAATTTTTGTTTTATCAACTACAGAGCATGGCACATACATCTGTTTCAACTTTCCACAAAATTAAAGCAATATGAGCTATTTCGAACATAAATATGTGATAAATCATTAATCAGTGACGACCTTTTGCAGGAAAGATCCAGCAGACGAGCACAAACAAGCTTTTAGATGTTCATTCCTCTAGATCCAAACTAAAAGGCAAGTAAAAGGTCataatataaaaccaaaataaacaAAAAGATCATAGATTGGATCAGTTTTCTTTCACATGTACTTTAACTATCACATACATATGTAGTTCCTTATTTATGCAACCAATCAAAATTATTCTAGTAAATCTAAAACTCATCATCAGATATATAAAATTTGAAGCAACAGATAAATAACAAGAGGCAGTGATGTACTAATACTAATATCATCTCCGGCAACGTCAATTCTattaaacatattcaaataagtaaattagggttacaatttcaaaaaaaaaaccaAAATTAAAAATTCAGGGTTTCGATTTTAAAAAACCCCAATTGAAAACTACTCACAGAGAAGACCCTATTTAAAAATAACATAGTAAATTCACTTACCAATTCGAGTTTCTAATAAAATGATAACCAAGTAGAGAAGATCCTAATTCAAGCTTATCCTCTTACGAGCTTAGCATAGAAAAATGGAGAGAGATGGTGGAGATGATGGTGGTGAGTGGTGGAGCGGTGGTGATGTTGGTGAGTGGGGGTGGTGAGTGGTGGAGATGATGATGGTGGGGTGAGAGAGTCAGGGCGAGAGAGTCGGATGAGAGAGAGAGCTTATGTGTCTCGTAAGGAAAAAAAAGGGGGGAAGAATATTTGCTAAGGGGGGAAATTTATTTGGCTAAGGCGGAAACAAAAATAAAGCGGGCGGGGAGTGAATTTTTTTTTGGAACTTTAGACACTAgttttaaaataaccgatgttttaaaataacatagacatcataaaaacacggggtgatgttataaattcttttaacatcagtggcaaacctaaccgatgtctaatgtgtgatgtctattgacagttTATAAAAGGACTTCCCCTTTCGAATGGAAAGAACACAATCCTGGTGGTTGTTGATCGGCTAAGCAAATCATCACATTTTATGACCTTAGCTCACCCCTACACAGCGAAGATGGTTGCTGAGAAGTTCGCTGAAGGCGTGGTCAAACTTCATGGCATGCCTAGGTTCATTGTTGGTGATAGAGACCCTGTTTTTATCAGTCACTTCTAGTATGATTTTTTTAAGTTGTCTGGTACTCAACTTGAAATGAGCTCGGCCTACCACCCACAAACTGATGGTCAATCAGAGGTTACCGATTGCTACGTTGAAGAATATCTACGTTGTTTTTGTCCCCAACAACCAAAAAAATGGAGTAACTACATTTTGTGGGCAGAATTTTGGTATAATACGGCCTATCATGCATCGACTGGCATGACACAATTTGAGGACCTCTATGACAGGTTGCCCCAATCTATTCTTTGTTATCAAACTGGAACCTCTTTAGTTGATGAAGTCGACAAGACATTGGCCTCTCTTAATGACTTGTTAAAATAACTCAAAGCAAACTTACATGCTAAAACCAACCGCATGAAGTAAACGACTAACTCCAAAAGGCGAGATGTCCACTTTGAGGTTGGAGATTTTATTTATCTTAAGCTGCATCCATATCGCCATCATTCTACTTTTCGCAGGGCCTCACATAAGCTGTCAAGTCGATTTTATGGACCGTATATGGTTGGAGCCAAAATTGGGGCAGTTGCGTATAAGCTCAGACTTTCAACTGGATCGAGAGTCCATCATGTCTTTTATGTAACATTACTTAAGAAAAGGACTGGGGATGCTGATGTGAACAATAACGAATTACCTCTTATCACAGATGATGGAGAATTTTTCATGGAACCTGAAGCAATTCTGGATACGAGATGGATGAAGAAAGGGTCCTTTTTGAAGAAGAACAACTTGTCAAATGGAAAAAGTTACCTAGCTGAAGACGCAACTTGGGAAAATGCAAAAGAACTGAAGGACAAATTTCTTACTCTGAACCTTGAGGACAGGGTTCCTTTGAAAGGGGAGGTATTGATAAGCCAAGAAGATCTGCACGAGTATCCACCAAATCCCAAGTTCTTTGGTTAAAAATGTAGACATGTCCTTGCTGATGATAGGAGAATGAAATGTTAATTAGTGTTAGAAGTCCAGTTATTGTTCCTTATCTTTGTTTCCGTAAGAATAGGTCAAGTAACATATTTTattttcactacaagaaaaaaggctaaattcgaccgaaaaacGGTCGAATTTAGCTTAATTCGATTGCGCGCGGTCGAgtttaactaaattcgaccgattttgaATCGGTTGTAATAAAGGGAGTCGAATTTAGGAGTTCGGTCctatttaactaaattcgaccgacTAATTACAACCGGATATTTACGACCACTTAAATTTAATCGAAAAAATTCGACCGAGGGCAGTTGAATTTAATTTTtcacctaaaatttgaaaatccctcccaaataattaaatatttttaaaaaataattaaaaatcccGCCCAAACAATAAAgttttttaaatttgttttaaCTACCGCCAATATATTAAATTTGACCGTATGCAATCAAAAATAAATTTCAACTATTCTTGGTTGCAACATAAATTTAaccaaataattttataaaagaaatAATAGGATAACTTAtggtcgtagtttagtaggataaatataatatatccagtagtttaacaatttagtagtttagcggttatataaaactattttttttaataataagaTTAGTTGTGTttgtaatttagtagaataagtaGACTACGTgtgtagtagtttaataattagTAGTTTAGCGAATATATAACATAATTTTATTATTTGGATAACTTTTATTCTCTCCCATATTTATAATTTCAAAATATTCAAAAacatttaaataaattttttatttaaaattaaaattccaaaaaatCCAAAATACAACCGTAGAAATGTCAAGATTCTTATGTATTAGTAATATGACAAAATTTActgaaaaaattaaatttatatgGTTTGcaattttaacaatcaactagtattttgactagtacttcttactagtatTTAGTCCCATATTTCAGCAATTTCAAATAAGATGAGTAAGAAAATATCTATGTTCCGATTCTTTTGACTAGTACAACCACATTAGTTGGACTAAAatatttggttttcttttttaaaagtctaacatcagtttgactagtacaactagaTAAAGTTTAgtcttgaattagtgtttcgatttttttaaaatatttttcatcgatccaatcGTATGGAttacaataaatatatattattgaCATTACCAAAGTtttaaattaaaacaattttatctAGTTttccattttaaaagtcaagcatgactttgactagtacaactaactagtgtttagtccccaattaatatatatattagtgatataacgaaaatttcagatcaaaacaattttatttggtttgcccTTTCAAAAATCAAGCATCGGGTTGACTAGTACAACTAGCTAATGTTTGGccatgaattggtgtttcgatatctttaaaaatatttttcatcgatccaaccgtacgaatgtcaatagatatatatatattattgatataaccaaagttttcaaatcaaaataattttatttggttttccattttaaaagtcaagcatgagtttgactagtacaactaactagtgtttaatcctaaaCTGATGCTTCGATTTTtctcaaaatatttttcatcgatccaactatacgaatgtcaataaatatatattactGATATAACGAAAATTTTAGATTAAAACAATTTAATTTGGTTTGCCTTTTAAAAGCCAAGCATAAGGTTGTCTAGTACAATTACCTAGTGTTTGgtcatgaattggtgtttcgatttctttaaaaatatttttcatcgatcaaATCGTACggatatcaatatatatatatatatatatatatatatatatatatatatatatattagtgatataaccaaagtttcaaatcaaaataattttatttggttttccatttttaaagtcaagcatgagtttgactagtacaactaactagtgtttagtcctgaattggtatttcaatttttctaaaaacatttttcatagattcaaccgtacggatgtcaataaatatatatatatatatatatatatatttatatatatatatgagtgatataacaaaaatgtcagatcaaaacaattttatttggtttgcccTTTTAAAAATCAAGCATCAGgttgactagtacaactaccCAGTGTTTGGTcatgaatttgtgtttcgatttctttaaaaatatttttcatcgatccaaccatacagatgtcaataaatatatatattagtgatataaccaagattttaaataaaatttttattcaaattgatcttgcatatcaggtttgaaaaatcttgtaaaagtacatCTCCCAACAA
Encoded here:
- the LOC141665025 gene encoding uncharacterized protein LOC141665025 codes for the protein MDFIKGLPLSNGKNTILVVVDRLSKSSHFMTLAHPYPAKMVAEKFVEGVVKLHGMPRLPQSILCYQTGTSLVDEVDKTLASLNDLLKQLKANLHATTNRMKASHKLSSRFYGPYMVGAKIGAVAYKLRLSTGSRVHPVFYVTLLKKRTGDADVNNNELPLITDDGEFVMEPEAILDTRWMKKGSFLKKNNLSNGKSYLAEDATWENAKN